From Xenopus tropicalis strain Nigerian chromosome 3, UCB_Xtro_10.0, whole genome shotgun sequence, the proteins below share one genomic window:
- the amn1 gene encoding protein AMN1 homolog isoform X1 encodes MFCGGVEQLLDLCVLSLAKSLSHYDSQIDPLPPHIKDKLIKLLSVHGLITDSNISQVLHPWVLKLDLRECDISDLSLRLLSRCRQLKEINVNAHKGEERPLVTSEGLSALAQSCPSLHVISMKRCSNVTDHGVLSVALNCRLLQVINLGGCSGIGDGSLRALGQNCSFLQSVDFSATKVTDDGVRALVSGRCAQTLKEVLMSRCVFLTDRAVEHIVLSCPHINIFLFHGCPLVTGWSREILDHMAGSNKLKQVTWTIY; translated from the exons ATGTTCTGCGGGGGGGTGGAACAGCTGCTGGACTT GTGTGTGCTGTCTCTGGCCAAAAGCCTCTCCCATTATGACTCTCAGATTGACCCGCTGCCTCCGCACATTAAGGACAAGCTGATAAAACTGCTGAGTGTCCATGGGCTCATCACCGACTCAAACATCAGTCAG GTGCTGCACCCCTGGGTGCTGAAACTGGACCTCCGAGAGTGCGACATCTCCGACCTGTCTCTTCGGCTGCTGTCTCGCTGCCGCCAACTAAAGGAAATTAATGTAAATGCGCACAAGGGGGAGGAGAGACCACTGGTCACTTCTGAAG GTCTCTCAGCATTGGCCCAGTCCTGCCCCAGTCTCCATGTGATCTCTATGAAAAGATGCTCCAATGTCACCGACCACGGGGTCCTGTCCGTCGCCCTCAACTGCCGCCTCCTGCAAGTCATTAACCTGGGTGGCTGCTCCGGTATCGGCGACGGGTCCCTGCGGGCCCTGGGGCAGAACTGCAGCTTCCTACAGAGCGTCGACTTCTCAGCAACCAAG GTCACAGACGATGGCGTTCGAGCCCTGGTGAGCGGCAGATGCGCACAAACATTAAAG GAAGTGCTCATGAGCCGCTGTGTTTTCCTGACGGACAGAGCTGTGGAACATATCGTCCTCTCCTGCCCCCACATCAACATCTTCCTCTTCCATGGGTGCCCCCTCGTCACAG GTTGGTCCCGGGAGATTCTGGACCACATGGCCGGGTCCAACAAACTGAAACAAGTCACCTGGACCATTTACTGA
- the amn1 gene encoding protein AMN1 homolog isoform X2 — MVTWCVLSLAKSLSHYDSQIDPLPPHIKDKLIKLLSVHGLITDSNISQVLHPWVLKLDLRECDISDLSLRLLSRCRQLKEINVNAHKGEERPLVTSEGLSALAQSCPSLHVISMKRCSNVTDHGVLSVALNCRLLQVINLGGCSGIGDGSLRALGQNCSFLQSVDFSATKVTDDGVRALVSGRCAQTLKEVLMSRCVFLTDRAVEHIVLSCPHINIFLFHGCPLVTGWSREILDHMAGSNKLKQVTWTIY; from the exons ATGGTCACATG GTGTGTGCTGTCTCTGGCCAAAAGCCTCTCCCATTATGACTCTCAGATTGACCCGCTGCCTCCGCACATTAAGGACAAGCTGATAAAACTGCTGAGTGTCCATGGGCTCATCACCGACTCAAACATCAGTCAG GTGCTGCACCCCTGGGTGCTGAAACTGGACCTCCGAGAGTGCGACATCTCCGACCTGTCTCTTCGGCTGCTGTCTCGCTGCCGCCAACTAAAGGAAATTAATGTAAATGCGCACAAGGGGGAGGAGAGACCACTGGTCACTTCTGAAG GTCTCTCAGCATTGGCCCAGTCCTGCCCCAGTCTCCATGTGATCTCTATGAAAAGATGCTCCAATGTCACCGACCACGGGGTCCTGTCCGTCGCCCTCAACTGCCGCCTCCTGCAAGTCATTAACCTGGGTGGCTGCTCCGGTATCGGCGACGGGTCCCTGCGGGCCCTGGGGCAGAACTGCAGCTTCCTACAGAGCGTCGACTTCTCAGCAACCAAG GTCACAGACGATGGCGTTCGAGCCCTGGTGAGCGGCAGATGCGCACAAACATTAAAG GAAGTGCTCATGAGCCGCTGTGTTTTCCTGACGGACAGAGCTGTGGAACATATCGTCCTCTCCTGCCCCCACATCAACATCTTCCTCTTCCATGGGTGCCCCCTCGTCACAG GTTGGTCCCGGGAGATTCTGGACCACATGGCCGGGTCCAACAAACTGAAACAAGTCACCTGGACCATTTACTGA